One region of Brassica napus cultivar Da-Ae chromosome A10, Da-Ae, whole genome shotgun sequence genomic DNA includes:
- the LOC111201337 gene encoding agamous-like MADS-box protein AGL97, with the protein MGGLKRKIPTDKKIERKESKSVAFSKRRKGLFSKTAQLCVLSGAQVAILATPPCSKSNVSFYSFGHSSVDNVVSAFLKDQYPREDHLGSEFWWEDKRLAESEDPKELSEAVDSISRMMQNLKGLRSKALANREDAKKKKKEVVFDQSQTLNFQSAGASSSYIHEDQPENLQGLVKIFKEEDQKVAVSDKNNNNNKDVIQGTHQELDGDQALGFESYLASLCIQDVSPENVEGFVNNSEIATSSDSNNNNNGLLENLDGFDQALNLDDDFFDFEMNSDGFIATNLEMNVASTNGYSCAGSGSEDGAMVMIPSNSSEDNQMVAVSDSTNALPGNLYGCYQEFDIDQIFDFVESTEDLSMNSEVDVASMIASLMEN; encoded by the coding sequence ATGGGAGGCTTGAAGAGGAAGATACCGACTGATAAGAAAATAGAGAGGAAAGAATCTAAATCGGTTGCTTTCTCCAAGCGCCGTAAAGGTCTTTTCAGCAAAACCGCCCAGCTTTGTGTTCTCTCCGGTGCTCAAGTTGCTATCTTAGCAACTCCACCTTGCTCCAAATCCAACGTGTCATTCTACTCTTTTGGTCACTCTTCGGTTGATAACGTCGTCTCTGCTTTCCTCAAGGACCAGTATCCTCGGGAAGATCATCTAGGGTCAGAGTTTTGGTGGGAAGACAAGCGTCTTGCCGAGTCGGAGGATCCCAAGGAGTTGAGTGAAGCGGTGGACTCTATTTCGAGGATGATGCAGAATCTCAAAGGGTTACGTTCGAAGGCCTTGGCAAATCGTGAggatgcaaagaagaagaagaaggaagttGTTTTTGATCAAAGCCAAACCCTAAATTTTCAGTCCGCTGGTGCAAGTAGTAGCTACATTCATGAGGATCAACCTGAGAATCTCCAAGGGCTTGTCAAGATCTTTAAAGAAGAGGATCAGAAAGTAGCAGTTTCtgacaagaacaacaacaacaacaaggatGTTATACAAGGAACTCATCAGGAGCTTGATGGAGACCAAGCCCTAGGTTTCGAGTCTTATTTGGCAAGTCTTTGCATTCAAGACGTTTCACCAGAGAATGTGGAGGGGTTTGTCAACAACAGTGAGATCGCAACGAGTTCtgacagcaacaacaacaacaacggtTTACTTGAAAACTTGGATGGGTTTGATCAAGCGCTTAATCTTGATGATGACTTCTTTGACTTTGAGATGAACTCTGACGGTTTTATAGCTACAAATTTGGAGATGAATGTTGCCTCAACGAATGGATATTCATGCGCTGGTTCTGGCTCTGAAGATGGAGCAATGGTGATGATTCCAAGTAATTCTAGTGAGGATAATCAGATGGTAGCGGTTTCTGACAGCACCAATGCTTTACCAGGAAACTTATATGGGTGCTATCAAGAGTTTGATATTGACCAAATCTTTGATTTCGTGGAGAGTACTGAAGATCTATCCATGAACTCTGAGGTGGATGTTGCCTCCATGATCGCCTCACTTATGGAAAATTAA
- the LOC106433117 gene encoding cytochrome P450 77A4-like — MLDLFLFTLLVTVFVYTLTRIIHTSKRVNLPPGPPGWPVVGNLFQFARSGKQFFEYVDEMKKTYGPILTLRMGIRTMIIISDANLAHEALIERGAQFATRPVETPTRKIFSSSDITVHSAMYGPVWRSLRRNMVQNILSSNRLKGFASVRKSAVDKLVERIRSEAGDHEGIVWVLRNARFAAFCILLDMCFGIEMDEESIEKMDRMMTEILIAVDPRIHDYLPVLTPFYSKERKLALELRRKLVEFVVGFIEKRRSAIQNPGSDKTASSFAYLDTLFNLKIDGRETTPSDEDLVTLCSEFLNAGTDTTGTAIEWGIAQLITNPKIQSRLYDEIKSTVGDRTVDEKDLDKMVFLKAFVKEILRRHPPTYFTLTHGVTEPTTLSGYDIPVGANVEFYLPGMSEDPNIWSKPDKFDPDRFITGGEDADLTGVAGVKMMPFGIGRRICPGLGMAIVHVELMVARMVQEFEWSINPPESGVDFAGKLVFAVVMKNPLRAMVKARV; from the coding sequence ATGTTAGACCTCTTCCTCTTCACTCTTCTCGTAACCGTTTTTGTTTACACACTCACGCGAATAATTCACACGTCGAAGCGCGTGAACCTCCCACCAGGCCCACCGGGTTGGCCGGTAGTCGGTAATCTCTTTCAGTTCGCGCGCTCCGGTAAGCAGTTCTTCGAATACGTCGACGAGATGAAAAAAACCTACGGCCCGATTCTCACGCTACGCATGGGGATCCGAACGATGATCATCATCTCCGACGCGAATCTCGCGCACGAGGCCTTGATCGAGCGCGGGGCCCAATTCGCAACCCGGCCCGTCGAAACCCCGACCCGGAAAATCTTCAGCTCGAGCGACATCACCGTCCACTCCGCCATGTACGGTCCCGTGTGGCGATCCCTGAGGCGTAACATGGTTCAGAACATCCTGAGCTCGAATCGGTTGAAAGGATTCGCCTCCGTCAGAAAATCCGCCGTCGATAAGCTCGTGGAGAGGATCAGATCGGAGGCTGGGGATCACGAGGGGATCGTCTGGGTGCTGAGAAACGCTAGATTCGCTGCTTTCTGCATCTTGCTAGATATGTGTTTCGGAATCGAAATGGATGAAGAGTCGATCGAGAAGATGGATCGGATGATGACGGAGATCTTAATCGCCGTCGATCCGCGGATCCACGACTACCTCCCGGTGCTAACGCCGTTTTACTCCAAGGAGAGGAAACTCGCTCTCGAGCTTCGCCGGAAGCTGGTGGAGTTCGTCGTTGGCTTCATCGAGAAGCGGCGATCGGCGATTCAGAACCCCGGCTCGGATAAAACGGCGTCGTCTTTCGCGTATCTCGATACGCTATTCAATCTCAAAATCGATGGTAGGGAAACGACGCCGTCTGACGAGGATCTCGTGACTCTATGCTCAGAGTTTCTCAACGCGGGAACGGATACGACTGGGACGGCGATCGAGTGGGGGATCGCGCAGCTGATCACGAATCCGAAGATTCAATCTCGTCTCTACGATGAGATTAAATCAACGGTGGGAGATCGAACGGTCGACGAGAAGGACCTGGATAAAATGGTCTTTTTAAAAGCTTTCGTCAAGGAGATTCTCAGGAGACATCCGCCTACGTATTTCACGTTAACTCACGGCGTTACGGAGCCGACGACTCTCTCCGGTTACGATATTCCCGTGGGAGCCAACGTGGAGTTTTATCTTCCCGGTATGAGTGAAGACCCGAACATCTGGTCTAAACCGGATAAATTCGATCCGGACCGGTTTATAACAGGTGGAGAAGACGCTGACTTAACCGGAGTAGCTGGAGTGAAGATGATGCCGTTCGGAATCGGCCGTCGGATATGCCCGGGGCTTGGGATGGCGATCGTACACGTGGAGCTAATGGTGGCGAGGATGGTTCAAGAGTTTGAGTGGAGCATAAACCCGCCGGAGAGTGGAGTTGATTTCGCCGGGAAGTTAGTGTTCGCGGTGGTGATGAAGAATCCCTTGAGAGCTATGGTCAAAGCCAGGGTTTAA
- the LOC106369377 gene encoding 8-amino-7-oxononanoate synthase isoform X1, whose translation MADNSWDKCVEEAVNVLESRQVLRSLRPICISSQKDEEMARSRGDEGDEYEVFDGMRQWDRTSVEVSVSIPTFQKWLHDEPSNGEEGFSGDALGEGGKERFKKLLLFSGNDYLGLSSHPTIANAAASAVQEYGMGPKGSALICGYTNYHRLLESSLAELKKKEDCLVCPTGFAANMAAMVAIGSVASLLAESGKPLENEKVAVFSDALNHASIIDGIRLAERQGNVEVFVYRHCDMYHLNSLLSSCKMKRKVVVTDSLFSMDGDFAPMEELSQLRKKHGFLLAIDDAHGTFVCGENGGGVAEQFNCEADVDLCVGTLSKAAGCHGGFIACSKKWKQLIQSRGRSFIFSTAIPVPMAAAAYAAVVVARKEGWRRKAIWERVKEFEALSGVQISSPIISLVVGNQAKALQGSRYLLKSGFHVMAIRPPTVPPNSCRLRVTLSATHTTEDVKKLITALSSCLEFRNITHIPSSLSPKL comes from the exons ATGGCGGATAATTCGTGGGATAAATGTGTGGAAGAAGCAGTGAATGTGCTTGAATCGAGACAAGTCCTTCGATCTCTGAGACCCATTTGTATATCTAGTCAAAAAGATGAAGAAATGGCGAGAAGCAGAGGTGATGAAGGAGACGAGTACGAGGTGTTCGACGGTATGCGTCAATGGGATCGGACTTCAGTTGAGGTTTCTGTCTCCATACCCACATTTCAGAAATGGCTTCACGATGAACCCAGCAACG GAGAAGAGGGTTTTAGTGGAGATGCGTTAGGCGAGGGTGGAAAAGAGCGGTTCAAGAAGCTTCTTTTATTCTCTGGGAATGATTATTTGGGTTTGAGCTCACATCCTACCATAGCAAATGCTGCTGCAAGC GCAGTCCAAGAATATGGTATGGGACCTAAGGGTTCTGCGTTAATTTGTGGCTATACCAATTATCATCGCTTGCTTGAGTCTAGTTTGGCGGAACTGAAGAAAAAGGAG GATTGTCTTGTTTGTCCTACTGGGTTTGCTGCCAATATGGCTGCGATGGTTGCAATTGGAAGTGTTGCTTCTCTTTTGGCTGAAAGTGGGAAACCTCTGGAGAATGAAAAAGTGGCCGTCTTTTCTGATGCGCTGAATCATGCATCGATTATTGATGGTATCCGTCTTGCTGAACGACAAGGAAATGTTGAAGTTTTTGTTTATCGACACTGTGATATGTATCACCTTAATTCGTTACT ATCAAGTTGCAAAATGAAGAGGAAGGTCGTAGTGACTGATAG cttaTTTAGTATGGACGGTGACTTTGCACCTATGGAAGAACTCTCTCAGCTCCGAAAGAAGCATGGCTTCTTACTAGCCATTGATGAT GCCCATGGAACATTTGTTTGTGGAGAAAATGGTGGTGGCGTAGCCGAGCAGTTTAACTGTGAAGCCGATGTAGATCTATGTGTGGGCACTTTGAGTAAGGCAGCAGGGTGTCATGGTGGATTCATAGCTTGCAG CAAGAAGTGGAAGCAACTGATCCAATCTAGAGGACGTTCATTCATATTCTCAACAGCGATACCTGTCCCTATGGCTGCAGCTGCTTATGCAGCGGTTGTAGTGGCGAGGAAGGAGGGATGGAGAAGAAAGGCAATATGGGAGAGGGTGAAAGAGTTTGAGGCATTATCTGGAGTTCAAATCTCAAGCCCCATTATCTCACTTGTTGTAGGCAATCAAGCGAAAGCCCTTCAAGGGAGCCG GTATCTATTAAAATCAGGCTTCCATGTGATGGCAATCAGACCACCCACAGTGCCACCCAATTCTTGCAg GTTAAGGGTAACATTAAGTGCAACACATACCACAGAAGATGTGAAGAAACTCATCACTGCGCTTTCTTCTTGTTTGGAATTTCGCAACATCACTCACATTCCCTCCTCTCTATCTCCTAAACTCTAG
- the LOC106369377 gene encoding 8-amino-7-oxononanoate synthase isoform X2: MGPKGSALICGYTNYHRLLESSLAELKKKEDCLVCPTGFAANMAAMVAIGSVASLLAESGKPLENEKVAVFSDALNHASIIDGIRLAERQGNVEVFVYRHCDMYHLNSLLSSCKMKRKVVVTDSLFSMDGDFAPMEELSQLRKKHGFLLAIDDAHGTFVCGENGGGVAEQFNCEADVDLCVGTLSKAAGCHGGFIACSKKWKQLIQSRGRSFIFSTAIPVPMAAAAYAAVVVARKEGWRRKAIWERVKEFEALSGVQISSPIISLVVGNQAKALQGSRYLLKSGFHVMAIRPPTVPPNSCRLRVTLSATHTTEDVKKLITALSSCLEFRNITHIPSSLSPKL; the protein is encoded by the exons ATGGGACCTAAGGGTTCTGCGTTAATTTGTGGCTATACCAATTATCATCGCTTGCTTGAGTCTAGTTTGGCGGAACTGAAGAAAAAGGAG GATTGTCTTGTTTGTCCTACTGGGTTTGCTGCCAATATGGCTGCGATGGTTGCAATTGGAAGTGTTGCTTCTCTTTTGGCTGAAAGTGGGAAACCTCTGGAGAATGAAAAAGTGGCCGTCTTTTCTGATGCGCTGAATCATGCATCGATTATTGATGGTATCCGTCTTGCTGAACGACAAGGAAATGTTGAAGTTTTTGTTTATCGACACTGTGATATGTATCACCTTAATTCGTTACT ATCAAGTTGCAAAATGAAGAGGAAGGTCGTAGTGACTGATAG cttaTTTAGTATGGACGGTGACTTTGCACCTATGGAAGAACTCTCTCAGCTCCGAAAGAAGCATGGCTTCTTACTAGCCATTGATGAT GCCCATGGAACATTTGTTTGTGGAGAAAATGGTGGTGGCGTAGCCGAGCAGTTTAACTGTGAAGCCGATGTAGATCTATGTGTGGGCACTTTGAGTAAGGCAGCAGGGTGTCATGGTGGATTCATAGCTTGCAG CAAGAAGTGGAAGCAACTGATCCAATCTAGAGGACGTTCATTCATATTCTCAACAGCGATACCTGTCCCTATGGCTGCAGCTGCTTATGCAGCGGTTGTAGTGGCGAGGAAGGAGGGATGGAGAAGAAAGGCAATATGGGAGAGGGTGAAAGAGTTTGAGGCATTATCTGGAGTTCAAATCTCAAGCCCCATTATCTCACTTGTTGTAGGCAATCAAGCGAAAGCCCTTCAAGGGAGCCG GTATCTATTAAAATCAGGCTTCCATGTGATGGCAATCAGACCACCCACAGTGCCACCCAATTCTTGCAg GTTAAGGGTAACATTAAGTGCAACACATACCACAGAAGATGTGAAGAAACTCATCACTGCGCTTTCTTCTTGTTTGGAATTTCGCAACATCACTCACATTCCCTCCTCTCTATCTCCTAAACTCTAG
- the LOC111201512 gene encoding eEF1A lysine and N-terminal methyltransferase-like, producing the protein MALDVRIFETISPSRFISFTIPNPNSPSHLLRVAVLDSPIQSSDSSPRVAAMLVPKHRETDWIFSTESGHLQLLLNLPEISRLILIGDDPEDLSNSSAADEDERLQQRVKPLVAALSPKTLVKEEVPFLIYEDDVVTRVELERTIGPYVGEMLIEDVEIEIDEVTREFRRRLRFKRTPNLIQSDIKMVRTRGEEFEPQLTELVHPYLPPMVASLSLIGCDLKRRPKALCIGVGGGGLVSFLKLKLGFEVTGVEIDPEVVRIARCYFGLEERFASVHVGDGVEFLKRLDDDGSKFDVLMVDLDSSDPVHGVSAPPVEFVGRDVLVAARAVLVPCGVLVINVIPLSKRFYEELKDVFRRVFAGLYEIDVGNGENKVLIATVSVRDGLNGFTMENLSPVVLKYVDAIQRI; encoded by the coding sequence ATGGCGCTTGATGTGAGAATCTTCGAAACCATCTCTCCTTCTCGCTTCATCTCCTTCACCATCCCCAACCCTAACTCTCCGTCGCATCTCCTCCGAGTCGCCGTCCTCGACTCGCCGATTCAATCCAGCGACTCATCTCCCCGGGTCGCCGCCATGCTCGTCCCCAAGCACCGAGAAACCGACTGGATCTTCTCCACCGAGTCAGGCCATCTCCAGCTCCTCCTCAACCTCCCCGAAATCTCTCGTCTGATACTAATCGGCGACGATCCCGAAGATCTCTCTAATTCCTCCGCCGCCGACGAAGACGAGAGACTCCAGCAGAGAGTGAAGCCTCTCGTCGCAGCTCTCTCACCCAAAACTTTAGTCAAAGAAGAAGTGCCGTTTCTGATTTACGAGGATGACGTTGTCACCAGAGTAGAGCTGGAGAGAACCATCGGGCCTTACGTAGGCGAAATGTTAATCGAAGACGTAGAGATTGAGATCGATGAGGTTACGAGAGAGTTCAGGAGGAGGTTGAGGTTTAAGAGAACGCCTAACTTAATCCAATCCGATATCAAGATGGTCCGTACAAGAGGAGAGGAGTTCGAGCCTCAGCTCACGGAGCTTGTGCATCCTTACTTGCCCCCGATGGTGGCGAGCCTCTCCTTGATTGGTTGTGATCTCAAACGTAGACCGAAGGCGTTGTGTATTGGCGTTGGAGGCGGAGGGTTGGTTAGtttcttgaagttgaagttAGGGTTTGAGGTTACGGGGGTGGAGATAGATCCTGAAGTGGTGAGGATCGCGAGGTGTTACTTTGGGTTGGAAGAGAGGTTTGCGAGTGTTCACGTTGGAGATGGTGTTGAGTTCTTGAAGAGGCTTGATGATGATGGTAGCAAGTTTGATGTGTTGATGGTTGATCTTGACTCTAGTGATCCGGTACACGGCGTGAGTGCTCCTCCGGTGGAGTTTGTGGGGAGAGATGTTCTGGTAgctgcaagggcggttcttgtTCCGTGTGGGGTTTTGGTTATCAATGTCATTCCTCTGAGCAAGAGGTTCTATGAAGAACTCAAGGATGTGTTTAGACGGGTGTTTGCTGGGTTGTATGAGATTGATGTTGGGAATGGTGAGAACAAAGTTCTCATTGCAACTGTTTCAGTTagagatggcttgaatggtTTTACTATGGAGAATCTATCACCAGTTGTCTTGAAGTATGTTGATGCTATACAGAGGATTTGA
- the LOC106372499 gene encoding uncharacterized RNA-binding protein C1827.05c-like gives MGAKAKKALKKNMKKITASAAASSSSQLAAPQNTKPSADFLPLEGGPARKAPATKTIENKATVLYIGRLPHGFYETEIEAFFTQFGTVKRVRVARNKKTGKSKHFGFIQFEDPEVAEIAAGAMNDYLLLEHMLQVRVIPPEDVKPNLWKGFKCQYKPVDWVQIERKQHNKERTLEEHRKMLNKVVKRDQKRRKRIEAAGIEYQCPELVGNTQPLPKKIKFSED, from the exons ATGGGTGCCAAGGCGAAGAAAGCTCtgaagaagaacatgaagaagatCACCGCTTCCGCTgctgcttcttcctcttctcagCTAGCTGCTCCCCAAAACACCAAACCATCAGCTGATTTTCtg CCACTAGAAGGCGGTCCAGCTCGAAAAGCTCCAGCGACCAAAACCATCGAGAACAAAGCCACAGTGCTATACATCGGTCGTCTCCCTCACGGGTTCTACGAGACTGAGATCGAAG CTTTCTTCACTCAGTTTGGAACAGTCAAGAGAGTTAGAGTCGCACGAAACAAAAAG ACTGGGAAATCAAAACATTTTGGATTCATTCAGTTTGAGGACCCCGAG GTGGCGGAGATTGCAGCGGGTGCGATGAATGACTATCTGCTGCTCGAGCACATGCTTCAAGTCCGTGTTATTCCGCCTGAGGATGTTAAACCAAATCT GTGGAAAGGGTTCAAGTGCCAGTACAAACCAGTTGATTGGGTTCAGATCGAGCGTAAACAACATAACAag GAAAGGACATTGGAAGAGCATAGGAAAATGTTGAACAAGGTTGTGAAACGTGatcagaagaggagaaagagaatCGAAGCTGCTGGAATAGAATATCAATGCCCCGAGCTT GTTGGAAATACACAGCCATTACCTAAGAAGATCAAGTTTAGTGAAGACTAG